Within the Labilithrix sp. genome, the region CACGACGCGCGACGTCGCGGCGCCGAGCGACGACGAGCCCGGTCTGTTCTGGCGCACGGTCGCGCCGGACACGCTGCAGGGGAACGCGATCGCGCGCCAGATCGTCGAGGTGAAGGCGGACGCGAAGCGCGTCGTCGTCATCGCGGAGGAGGGGCCGTACGGCTCCTCGCTCGCGGAGGTCTTCACCCAGGCCTTCGCGAAGGACGGGCGCGCCGCGAACACGATCGCGTACACGACCGCGAGCGAGCGCGACGCGGCGATCGTGGCCGCCGCCGCCGCGCCGCCGCCGGACTTCGTGCTCTTCTTCTCGTCGCAGACGCCCGACGTCGTCTCGTTCCTGAACGCGGCGAGCACGCTCGAGAGCTACAAGGACGTCCCGCTGTTCCTCACCGACAGCGCGGCGAACACGGACGTGCTCAACGGCGTCGCCGCGGCGTCGACGATCTTCCCGCGCGTCACCGGGAGCCGGCCCGCGGTCCCGAAGGGGCCCACCTTCGAGCTCTTCAAGACGAGCTACAGCGCGGCGTTCAAAAAGGACCCGAGCGCGCTCGGCTTCGCGCCGCAGGCGTACGACGCGACGTGGCTCGTCTTCTACGGCACCGCGTTCGCGTCGAAGCAGGGCACGATCACGGGGAAGGGGATCGCGCGCGGGCTCCGCAAGATCGCGCGGACGGGGCCCGAGGTCGCGATCACGCCGGCGAACTGGACGGCGATCTCGAACGACGTGGCGGAGGGGAAGCCGGTCAACGTCGATGGCGCGTCGGGGAAGCTCGACTACGATCCTGCGACGGAGGAGACGACGAGCCTCGTCGACATCTGGAAGATCAGCGCCGACGGGAAGGCGATCGAGACGATCAAGGAGATCGATCCGACCGCGCCGTGAGGAGCTCGCCGACGTAGCGCGAGCGCGGGCGCACGAGCTTCCCGCAGCGGCGCTGCTCCTCGACGTGCGCGCACCACCCCGCCGCGCGGCTCACCGCGAACGTCGGCGTGAACATCGCGCGCGGAAGCCCGACCGCCTCGAGCAGCACCGCGGTGTAGAACTCGACGTTCGCACGGAGCGCGCGCGCGGGGCTCTTCGCCGCGAGCAGCGCCTCGGCCTCACGCTCCACCGCGCGCGCGAGGTGGAGCCGCCCGCGGAGGGGCTTGGCCTCGGCGTCGGGCTCCGCCGCGTGCGCGGGGTCGGGTCCGCGGAGGGGCTTCGCCTTGGCGTCGGCGTTGCGGCGTTCTGTCTCGAGGCGGGAGAGTGCGCGTTCGAGGACGAAGGCGCGTGGGTCGCGGACGCGATAGATGCGGTGGCCCATGCCCATGATGCGCTCGCCGCGCGCGAGGGCGGCGGTCAGCCATTCGCGCGCGGCGGTCGCGTCGCCGATCGCGTCGAGCATGTCGAGGACGGGGCCGGGCGCGCCGCCGTGGAGCCTGCCCTTCAGCGCTCCGATCGCGGCGACGACCGCGCTCACGGTGTCGGACTCGGTCGACGCGACGACGCGCGCGGTGAAGGTCGACGCGTTCATCCCGTGATCGACGACGGTGACGAGGTACGCATCGAGCGCGGCGGTCGCCTCCGCGCTCGGCGTGCAGCCGGTGACGAGCCGGAGGTAGTCGGCGGCGTGGCTCAGCTCGGGATCGGGCCGCGTCGCAGAGGAGGAGGCGGCGGCGACGGCGACGCCGCCGAGCACGCGGAGCATCTCGTCGAAGGAGCGATCGTCGTTGCTCGGGAGCTGCGCGGCGCGGGCGCGCAGCGCGTCCATCGGGTCGGGCAGGTCGACGGCGTGGAACCGCGCGGCGGCGCGGGCGGCGCCGAGCTTCGCGCGGACGCTCGCGAGCTCGTCGTCGTTCGGGAGGCGGCCGTGCCAGAGGAGGTGGACGACCTCCTCGAAGGTGACGTTGCCGGCGAGGTCCTCGACCGGGAGGCCGGCGATGACGAGGCGGCCGGCGTCGCCGTCGACGTCGGAGAGGCGGGTGGAGGCGGCGACGACGTCTTCGAGGCCGCTGGCTTCGATCGGGCTGGGCATGCCGCGGATATGGGGTGTCGGCGCGCGCGAGCCATGATGGATTCGTGAATCAACGAGGCGCGATCGACAATCAACGTGCGCTCGGGCGATGATCGCGGCGTGAGCGCACGTTCGGACTACGTCAGCGCGGCGCGGGCGCGCGAGCTCCTCGACGTGAAGCCGCAGACGCTCTACGCGTACGTCAGCCGCGGCCACATCCGCAGCATCGACGCGGGGAAGGGGACACGCGAGCGCCTCTACCTGCGCGAGGACGTGGAGCGCCTCCGCACGCGCGCGCATGCCCGCGCAGGTCACGGCGCGGTCGCGGCGGCGGCGCTGCGCTGGGGCGAGCCGGTCCTCGACACGAGCATCGGCACCGTCACCGAACGGGGCCCAATCTACCGCGGCCACGCCGCCGTCGACCTCGTCGCGTCGGGCGTGAGCTTCGAGGTCGTCTGCGCGCTGCTCCACGGCGCCGTCGCGGACACGATCGCGCCGGCCCCCGCGCCGTCGCAGCGCCCGTCGAGCTCGCGTGCGCGAGGCGGGCGGATGACGGGGTCTGGGCGACGCGATGTTCGATGGTCCGTGCTCCGCGCGCTACTGCCATCCGGCGCCGACGCCTTCGCCGCGATGCTGCTCACCGCCAGCACGCTCGCCGCGGCTACATCACGCGAAGGCGCGCCGCTGGAGCTGGCCCCGCGTGGTCGCGCCACGTCGTCGCGCCGCGAAGGCGCGCCGCTGGAGCTGGCACCGCGTGGCAACGTCGCATCGCGTCGCGAAGGGGCGCCGCGGCGGGCCACCTCCGCGGCGCGTCGCGATGGCGTCGAGGCGGAGCTGGCTCCGTCGATGCGCGGCGTGAGCATGCTCGGTGCGGATGGCGAGCGCGGCGTGGCAGAGGGCTTGGGCGTGGTGATGGCGCTCGTTCGTCGGCTCGTCGTGGCGTGTGGGGTGCCGCGCGGGGGGGCGGTCGTGGCGCGGGCGGAGCGGGCGGGGTCGATCGCGGAGGCGCTGCTGATCGCGCTCGGGGCGGCGCCGACGCGTGCGCGGGTCGCGGCGATGAACGCGGCGCTCGTGCTGTGCGCCGACCACGAGCTCAACGTGTCGAGCTTCGCCGTGCGCGTCGCGGCGTCGGCGGGTGCGTCGCTGCCGGCGTGTGTCCTCGCCGGGCTCGCGGCGCTCTCCGGCCCCCGGCACGGCGGAGCGACGCGCGCGGTGGAGGAGCTCACCCTCGCGATCGGTGCGCCCGAGCACGCCGCGGCCGCGATCGCGGAGCATCGCGCGCGCGGCGAGGCGGTCCCCGGGTTCGGGCATCCGCTCTATCCCGCCGGCGATCCGCGCGGCGCGCTGCTGCTCGATCGCGCAGTGAAGCTCGCGCCGAGGGCCCGCGGCGTGCGGGTGCTCGTCGCCGCCGCGAGCGCGATGAAGCTCGCCGAGCACGAGGCGCCCACCGTCGACGTCGGCCTCGTCGCGCTCGCGCGCGCGCTCGGCCTGCCGCGCGGGGCGCCGCTCGCGATCTTCGCGTGCGGACGGCTCGCCGGTTGGATCGCGCACGCGCTCGAGCAACAGCGCGAAGGGCACCTCCTCCGGCCGCGCGCGCGCTACGTCGCTCAGAGCGCGTCGGCGTCGACGCTGAGGACCGTGTCCGCGATCGGCGTCGCGGGCGCGTAGCCGAGCTCGGCGCGCGCGCGGCGGTCGTCGACCATGCAGACGAAGCGGATGTGATCGAGCTCCGGCGCCGGGAACGTCGTGAGGCGGAGCGACCACAGCCGCTTCAAGAGCGACTTGCCGAGCGAGTAAGGGACCGGGACGCTCGGACGATCCAGGATCTTGATCGCGTGCGAGAGCGGCAGCGGGTCGGGGCCGGCGATGTTGTAGATTCCACGCTTTCCGGGGGCGAGGGCGGCGCGGAGCGCGCGGACGACGTCGGACTCGTGGATGACCTGGATCATCGGGTCGAAGCCGAGGAGGCGCGGGATGGTGGGGAGGCGGAGGAAGTTCGAGGCCGCGTTGTGGACCCCGCCGAGGATGTGGACCGGGCGCAGGATGACGGTCTCGGTGTCGGGGTGCTTCCAGAAGAAGCCCTGCGCGAGCATGTCGACCTCGATGAGGTCGCGGATCTCGCCGAAGCGCGCGCCGCCGAGGAGCGGCGCGTCTTCGTTCAGGAACTGCGCGTTGTCGGGCTGCGGGCCGTAGACGTTGGCGCTCGAGAGGACGACGAGCTTCGGCACGTCGAACTGCGCGACGTACTCCATCAGCTTCTGGAAGCCCGCCACGTTCCAGGAGTGATGCTCGGCCTGCGACGCGCGCGGATCGTGCATCACGCCGAGGTGCACCACCGCCTCGATCGGCTCGGAGCGGAAGATGTCCTTCAGCTTCTTCCGGCGGATGTCGACCTGCTCGTGGCGGACGTCCTTCGGCTTGTCGG harbors:
- a CDS encoding ABC transporter substrate-binding protein, yielding MARFSLRAAPLLLAAVASCTLTRSVPDSCTSTADCRAAFGGGLVCGASGLCERAGPNPRCEAAFPVDLLTRPESYAGIITLGSLMDRSVETQRDREAAIRLATMQVNEAKGLDGRLFGVVQCDVAEDAKYDSLKRGEAAVENAKYLSDVLGVPAIIGPSASGDALLVLEALKGKDVLVMSPSASSPELTTRDVAAPSDDEPGLFWRTVAPDTLQGNAIARQIVEVKADAKRVVVIAEEGPYGSSLAEVFTQAFAKDGRAANTIAYTTASERDAAIVAAAAAPPPDFVLFFSSQTPDVVSFLNAASTLESYKDVPLFLTDSAANTDVLNGVAAASTIFPRVTGSRPAVPKGPTFELFKTSYSAAFKKDPSALGFAPQAYDATWLVFYGTAFASKQGTITGKGIARGLRKIARTGPEVAITPANWTAISNDVAEGKPVNVDGASGKLDYDPATEETTSLVDIWKISADGKAIETIKEIDPTAP
- a CDS encoding citrate synthase — encoded protein: MPSPIEASGLEDVVAASTRLSDVDGDAGRLVIAGLPVEDLAGNVTFEEVVHLLWHGRLPNDDELASVRAKLGAARAAARFHAVDLPDPMDALRARAAQLPSNDDRSFDEMLRVLGGVAVAAASSSATRPDPELSHAADYLRLVTGCTPSAEATAALDAYLVTVVDHGMNASTFTARVVASTESDTVSAVVAAIGALKGRLHGGAPGPVLDMLDAIGDATAAREWLTAALARGERIMGMGHRIYRVRDPRAFVLERALSRLETERRNADAKAKPLRGPDPAHAAEPDAEAKPLRGRLHLARAVEREAEALLAAKSPARALRANVEFYTAVLLEAVGLPRAMFTPTFAVSRAAGWCAHVEEQRRCGKLVRPRSRYVGELLTARSDRSP
- a CDS encoding citrate synthase, producing the protein MTGSGRRDVRWSVLRALLPSGADAFAAMLLTASTLAAATSREGAPLELAPRGRATSSRREGAPLELAPRGNVASRREGAPRRATSAARRDGVEAELAPSMRGVSMLGADGERGVAEGLGVVMALVRRLVVACGVPRGGAVVARAERAGSIAEALLIALGAAPTRARVAAMNAALVLCADHELNVSSFAVRVAASAGASLPACVLAGLAALSGPRHGGATRAVEELTLAIGAPEHAAAAIAEHRARGEAVPGFGHPLYPAGDPRGALLLDRAVKLAPRARGVRVLVAAASAMKLAEHEAPTVDVGLVALARALGLPRGAPLAIFACGRLAGWIAHALEQQREGHLLRPRARYVAQSASASTLRTVSAIGVAGA
- a CDS encoding SDR family oxidoreductase, whose translation is MLDAPDSLPPSSFHPPPPRPRGEGIVLVTGACGRLGKQVVRLLHREREVVGVDRRPFPDKPKDVRHEQVDIRRKKLKDIFRSEPIEAVVHLGVMHDPRASQAEHHSWNVAGFQKLMEYVAQFDVPKLVVLSSANVYGPQPDNAQFLNEDAPLLGGARFGEIRDLIEVDMLAQGFFWKHPDTETVILRPVHILGGVHNAASNFLRLPTIPRLLGFDPMIQVIHESDVVRALRAALAPGKRGIYNIAGPDPLPLSHAIKILDRPSVPVPYSLGKSLLKRLWSLRLTTFPAPELDHIRFVCMVDDRRARAELGYAPATPIADTVLSVDADAL